One segment of Anopheles stephensi strain Indian chromosome 3, UCI_ANSTEP_V1.0, whole genome shotgun sequence DNA contains the following:
- the LOC118509007 gene encoding larval cuticle protein A2B-like has translation MFAKVFVVLAAVAVGVNSVAIGVAAPATLVKTEEYDAHPQYSFSYDVKDSLTGDNKQQHETRDGDVVQGQYSLVEPDGTRRTVDYTADPVNGFNAVVSKTADAAVVKTVAAAPVAHPVVAYHAPTVAVAHAPAVAVAHAPVAYHAPAATTYVSHAPVLSHASVLSHAPVYSHAPVYSHGPVLSHAVYHH, from the exons ATGTTCGCAAAG GTATTCGTTGTTCTGGCCGCCGTCGCCGTCGGTGTCAACTCGGTTGCTATCGGAGTCGCTGCTCCGGCCACGCTGGTAAAG ACGGAAGAGTACGATGCTCACCCACAGTACAGCTTCAGCTACGACGTCAAGGACTCGCTGACCGGCgacaacaagcagcagcacgaaACCCGCGACGGCGATGTTGTGCAGGGTCAG TACTCGCTCGTTGAGCCCGATGGCACTCGTCGTACCGTCGACTACACGGCCGATCCTGTGAACGGATTCAACGCCGTCGTCAGCAAGACTGCCGATGCCGCCGTCGTTAAGACTGTTGCCGCCGCCCCCGTTGCCCATCCCGTCGTGGCCTACCATGCGCCAACCGTTGCCGTTGCCCATGCTCCGGCCGTTGCCGTTGCCCACGCCCCAGTGGCCTACCATGCACCGGCTGCCACCACCTACGTCTCGCACGCTCCAGTCCTTTCGCACGCTTCCGTCCTTTCGCACGCCCCGGTCTACTCGCACGCCCCAGTCTACTCGCACGGACCCGTCCTTTCGCACGCCGTCTACCACCACTAA